In Zingiber officinale cultivar Zhangliang chromosome 6A, Zo_v1.1, whole genome shotgun sequence, a single genomic region encodes these proteins:
- the LOC121995992 gene encoding heterogeneous nuclear ribonucleoprotein Q-like, giving the protein MPPRSVKKAVAKRPSLRSKKNLAAIDESPSAEAEGVKREELKAEIIATPMSVEDPAADERAMTSEVDGATIVTEKPTQVLVEASQIQEVASEMVEEAASVEKAREQTVADDPEDAKEVDDSAVHPENAEVPKHPGDVAAVLEAEEEHDVVAADQGKAKIVKDDDEENGDEIKDDEENGDEIKDDEEDSIEDQEEGGDVIEDEDEDPSETEGSGKDEGDEEDEDKIEVEKLKDGYTNRNSDNVNEEENDEDDASLYIQTQMAVRKDKNFRIFIGGLDKGAVEEDIVNVFGMFGEIQSIRIAKYAVTQKSKGFAFIQYAKIDDARKVLSELKDGAEVKGKRVGVSASQDNNCLYLGNICKTWTKEQVTETLRGYGVEHLEDILLPEDPKKEGKTKGFAFLEFNSHSDAMEAFQRLRLPDAVFGCERSAKVAFAETSMNLSEEIMLQVKTVYIEDLPDSWDEKKIREICEHYGEIEKVQMFRKSATKKKDFAFVKFTSRESALACVEGMNSGQHGEGDVNVKVNLARPPKGRFAKRAAHGGFKVYKDDDVIEQVQSKRKKRSKSKQVSVQGDSKGKKKREESSFMSHGRSTKNRKQWQSNKGKKRSGGDGGIVVNERSSKKARKDYYHGNTHGRRSSIKRPYSKYSMPVINYQRYAYAGASGSNPYQSDLAPHAGYLPASQGHYSYGYEQRFSAYDIQRGSEFTGAVSTARPSYPRYSSSTGYQAGYTYPSSGAYPGRGNYAPHNYY; this is encoded by the exons ATGCCCCCGCGGTCGGTCAAGAAGGCCGTCGCCAAGAGGCCGTCGCTGAGGTCGAAGAAGAATCTCGCTGCGATCGATGAGTCGCCGTCGGCGGAGGCAGAGGGTGTGAAGAGGGAGGAGCTCAAAGCTGAGATTATCGCTACGCCTATGTCTGTAGAGGATCCTGCGGCGGATGAGAGAGCGATGACATCAGAAGTCGATGGAGCAACGATTGTGACGGAGAAGCCTACTCAAGTGCTAGTTGAGGCTTCGCAGATTCAGGAGGTTGCATCTGAGATGGTCGAAGAAGCAGCATCTGTTGAGAAGGCTAGAGAACAAACCGTAGCTGATGATCCGGAGGATGCAAAGGAAGTTGATGATTCTGCCGTGCATCCTGAAAATGCTGAAGTTCCAAAGCATCCAGGCGATGTTGCTGCGGTTCTAGAAGCTGAAGAAGAGCACGATGTTGTGGCTGCTGATCAAG GTAAAGCAAAAATAGTCAAGGATGATGATGAGGAAAATGGAGATGAGATCAAAGATGATGAGGAAAATGGAGATGAGATCAAAGATGATGAGGAAGACAGTATTGAAGATCAGGAGGAAGGTGGAGATGTAATTGAAGATGAAGACGAAGATCCAAGTGAAACTGAAGGTTCTGGAAAAGATGAAGGTGATGAGGAAGATGAAGACAAAATTGAAGTTGAGAAACTAAAAGATGGCTACACAAATAGAAATAGTGATAATGTCAATGAGGAAGAAAATGATGAGGATGATGCCTCATTATACATTCAAACTCAGATGGCAGTGAGAAAAGacaagaattttagaatatttattGGCGGGCTGGATAAAGGCGCTGTTGAGGAAGATATAGTCAATGTCTTTGGTATGTTTGGGGAAATTCAATCCATAAGAATAGCTAAATATGCTGTGACACAGAAGAGCAAAGGGTTTGCCTTCATTCAATATGCTAAAATTGATGATGCAAGGAAGGTTCTTTCTGAGCTGAAGGATGGGGCAGAG GTGAAAGGCAAACGAGTTGGAGTATCAGCTAGCCAGGATAACAACTGCCTTTATCTTGGAAATATATGCAAAACATGGACAAAAGAACAA GTGACTGAGACACTCAGAGGGTATGGAGTTGAACACCTTGAGGATATACTCTTACCCGAAGATCCTAAAAAAGAAGGGAAAACAAAAGGTTTTGCTTTTCTTGAATTTAACTCACATTCAGATGCAATGGAAGCATTCCAGCGGTTGAGGCTACCAGATGCTGTCTTTGGTTGTGAAAGGAGTGCTAAAGTTGCTTTTGCAGAAACTTCAATGAATTTAAGTGAAGAAATAATGTTACAG GTCAAAACTGTTTATATTGAGGatcttcctgattcttgggatgaaaagaaaataagagaaatttGCGAACATTATGGTGAAATAGAGAAAGTACAGATGTTCAGAAAATCTGCCACCAAAAAGAAAGACTTTGCTTTTGTTAAATTTACTTCACGAGAGAGTGCCCTAGCTTGTGTGGAGGGGATGAATAGCGGCCAACATGGGGAAGGCGATGTTAAT GTGAAAGTAAATCTTGCCAGGCCGCCTAAAGGGCGATTTGCTAAGCGGGCTGCTCATGGAGGATTCAAAGTATACAAGGATGACGATGTTATAGAACAAGTCCAATccaaaagaaagaaaaggtccaagtccaagcaggtcagtGTGCAAGGAGATtctaaaggaaaaaagaaaagagaagaatcaAGTTTCATGTCTCATGGTAGAAGTACTAAGAATAGAAAACAGTGGCAATCTAACAAAGGAAAAAAACGTAGTGGTGGAGACGGGGGAATTGTAGTGAATGAACGGTCATCCAAGAAAGCACGCAAAGACTACTACCATG GTAATACACATGGTAGACGTTCTTCTATTAAGCGCCCCTACTCAAAATATTCTATGCCAGTAATCAACTATCAAAGATATGCGTATGCTGGAGCTTCTGGATCCAATCCCTACCAGTCTGATCTC GCCCCTCATGCTGGATATCTTCCTGCTTCACAAGGTCATTACTCATATGGATATGAGCAGAG ATTTTCTGCTTATGATATCCAAAGGGGTTCTGAGTTCACTGGAG CTGTATCCACAGCTCGACCTTCCTATCCTAGATATTCGAGTTCAACTGGCTAtcag GCTGGTTATACGTATCCAAGCAGTGGAGCATATCCCGGGCGCGGTAACTATGCACCACACAACTATTACTGA
- the LOC121995993 gene encoding uncharacterized protein LOC121995993 isoform X2: MATANALVTNQAEAEESAEEEVASKAAHKRFESLTMVRNKAIKGKGAWYWAHLEPVLVPGSEAAIPKAVKLRCSLCDTVFSASNPSRTASEHLKRGTCPNFASPSSSAALPLASPPPPPPPPKPISAIAPCDSSSTAGPNCRKRSSPSGAASHSPAHLHLPRFAAVDPARFSLSPATPAAGSSGEVLFSTPPPLPLLLPPPLPVFSSGKEDLGSLGMLEGSVKRLKSPKSFSAPSLSKPQMDSALSLLSDWFHESAGTGAISLSSAEHPKFRAFLGNVGLPLVSRRDLVGHRLEGRYEEARAEADARIHDALFFQLSSDGWKKPQDSSSSIINMTVNLPNGTIVFHRSLVTHGRAASKSAEEVLLDTITDIAGEGNTQRCAGIIADKFKSKALLELENQYPWMVNLSCQLQGLRGLIKDIARELPLVHTVAAKCYKLASFFNKHPQVRSIFHKYQLQELDNVCLLRVPPSYDAAEGVAPALSVFPMIEDILSSARAVQSVVLHESYKSICRDDPTARDMADMVLEMSFWNQLESVHALVRLLEDMVLETEAERPLVGQSLPLWEELRSKVSDWSSKYNIKLAPLEKVIDKRFKKHYHPAWPAAFVLDPLYLVKDVSGKYLPPFKSLSSHQEKDVDKLITRLVSRDEAHIALMELMKWRTEGLDPLYAQAVQVRQRDPATGKLKVANPQSSRLVWETYLNEFKCLGKVAVRLIFLHATSCGFKHNPSLLRRACCNSRLAAGVDRMHKLIFVAANAKLERRDFSSEEEKDSALFINGEDEEEEEEDDNDNDLNESTFAEASTVRNRLEEETYGTKGGNC; encoded by the exons ATGGCGACGGCGAACGCGTTGGTGACGAATCAGGCAGAGGCGGAGGAatcggcggaggaggaggtggcgtcgAAGGCGGCGCATAAGCGGTTCGAGTCGCTGACGATGGTGAGGAACAAGGCGATCAAGGGGAAGGGAGCGTGGTATTGGGCGCACCTGGAGCCGGTGTTGGTGCCGGGATCCGAGGCAGCGATCCCTAAGGCCGTGAAGCTCCGGTGCTCCCTGTGCGACACCGTCTTCTCGGCCTCCAACCCCTCCCGCACCGCCTCCGAGCACCTCAAGCGCGGAACCTGCCCTAATTTCGCCTCCCCCTCCTCCTCCGCCGCTTTGCCGCTCGCTTCCCCACCTCCTCCGCCGCCACCCCCCAAGCCCATCTCCGCCATTGCCCCCTGCGATTCCTCCTCGACGGCCGGTCCCAACTGCCGTAAGCGCTCCTCCCCCTCCGGCGCCGCCAGCCATTCGCCTGCCCACTTACATCTACCTCGCTTCGCTGCTGTCGATCCCGCCCGGTTCTCCTTGTCGCCTGCCACCCCCGCCGCGGGTAGCAGCGGCGAAGTCTTGTTCTCCACGCCGCCGCCTCTCCCGCTCCTCCTGCCGCCTCCTCTGCCTGTATTCTCCAGCGGGAAGGAGGACCTCGGCTCGCTGGGGATGCTCGAGGGCAGCGTCAAGAGGCTGAAGAGCCCCAAGTCCTTCTCCGCTCCATCCCTCTCCAAACCTCAAATGGACTCCGCCCTCTCCCTCCTCTCCGATTGGTTCCACGAGTCCGCCGGAACCGGCGCCATCTCTCTCTCCTCCGCCGAGCATCCCAAGTTCCGCGCCTTCCTCGGCAACGTGGGTCTTCCCCTAGTTTCTCGCCGCGACCTCGTCGGCCACCGCCTAGAGGGACGCTACGAGGAGGCCCGTGCGGAGGCCGACGCGCGCATCCACGACGCTCTCTTCTTCCAGCTGTCCTCCGATGGGTGGAAGAAACCCCAGGACTCGTCCTCCTCCATCATCAACATGACGGTGAACCTCCCCAACGGGACCATCGTCTTCCACCGGTCCCTGGTCACGCACGGCCGAGCTGCGTCCAAGTCGGCAGAGGAGGTGCTGCTAGACACCATAACGGACATCGCCGGCGAGGGCAACACTCAGAGGTGCGCCGGGATCATCGCGGACAAGTTCAAGTCCAAGGCGCTTCTGGAATTGGAGAACCAGTATCCATGGATGGTGAACCTCTCGTGCCAGCTACAGGGCCTCCGCGGTCTCATCAAGGACATCGCCCGTGAGCTTCCACTCGTCCACACCGTGGCAGCCAAATGCTACAAGCTCGCGAGCTTCTTCAACAAGCACCCGCAAGTGAGGAGCATCTTCCACAAGTACCAGCTCCAGGAGCTGGACAACGTGTGCCTCCTCCGTGTGCCGCCGTCCTACGACGCAGCGGAAGGTGTCGCACCGGCGCTGTCAGTCTTCCCCATGATCGAGGACATCTTGTCCTCTGCTCGCGCCGTGCAATCCGTTGTACTCCATGAATCCTACAAGTCAATCTGCCGCGACGATCCCACCGCGCGGGACATGGCGGACATGGTCCTGGAAATGAGCTTCTGGAACCAACTTGAGTCGGTGCACGCGCTGGTCCGGCTGCTGGAGGACATGGTCCTGGAAACAGAGGCAGAGCGACCGCTGGTGGGGCAATCCCTGCCGCTGTGGGAGGAGCTGCGGTCCAAGGTCAGTGACTGGTCCTCCAAGTACAACATCAAGCTCGCTCCTTTGGAGAAGGTGATCGACAAGAGGTTCAAGAAGCACTACCACCCGGCTTGGCCGGCTGCGTTCGTGCTGGATCCACTGTACTTGGTGAAGGACGTCAGTGGCAAATACCTTCCGCCATTCAAGTCTCTGAGCTCTCACCAAGAGAAGGACGTGGACAAGCTGATCACCAGACTGGTCTCGCGCGACGAAGCCCACATTGCTCTCATGGAGCTGATGAAGTGGAGAACAGAAGGATTGGATCCGCTGTACGCACAGGCGGTGCAGGTGAGGCAGCGAGACCCCGCGACCGGGAAGCTGAAGGTGGCCAACCCACAGAGCAGCAGGCTGGTATGGGAGACCTACCTTAACGAGTTCAAATGCCTCGGCAAGGTTGCCGTGAGGCTCATCTTCCTCCACGCCACCTCCTGTGGCTTCAAGCACAACCCTTCCCTGCTGCGTCGGGCCTGCTGCAACTCCCGGTTGGCCGCCGGCGTCGACCGAATGCACAAGTTGATCTTTGTCGCGGCCAATGCAAAACTGGAAAGGAGAGACTTTTCGAGCGAGGAAGAGAAGGACTCGGCGCTGTTCATCAACGGGGAAgacgaggaagaggaggaggaggacgacaATGATAATGATCTCAACGAATCAACATTTGCAGAGGCCTCCACAGT TAGAAATAGACTGGAGGAAGAAACTTATGGAACAAAAGGAGGCAACTGTTGA
- the LOC121995993 gene encoding uncharacterized protein LOC121995993 isoform X1, whose translation MATANALVTNQAEAEESAEEEVASKAAHKRFESLTMVRNKAIKGKGAWYWAHLEPVLVPGSEAAIPKAVKLRCSLCDTVFSASNPSRTASEHLKRGTCPNFASPSSSAALPLASPPPPPPPPKPISAIAPCDSSSTAGPNCRKRSSPSGAASHSPAHLHLPRFAAVDPARFSLSPATPAAGSSGEVLFSTPPPLPLLLPPPLPVFSSGKEDLGSLGMLEGSVKRLKSPKSFSAPSLSKPQMDSALSLLSDWFHESAGTGAISLSSAEHPKFRAFLGNVGLPLVSRRDLVGHRLEGRYEEARAEADARIHDALFFQLSSDGWKKPQDSSSSIINMTVNLPNGTIVFHRSLVTHGRAASKSAEEVLLDTITDIAGEGNTQRCAGIIADKFKSKALLELENQYPWMVNLSCQLQGLRGLIKDIARELPLVHTVAAKCYKLASFFNKHPQVRSIFHKYQLQELDNVCLLRVPPSYDAAEGVAPALSVFPMIEDILSSARAVQSVVLHESYKSICRDDPTARDMADMVLEMSFWNQLESVHALVRLLEDMVLETEAERPLVGQSLPLWEELRSKVSDWSSKYNIKLAPLEKVIDKRFKKHYHPAWPAAFVLDPLYLVKDVSGKYLPPFKSLSSHQEKDVDKLITRLVSRDEAHIALMELMKWRTEGLDPLYAQAVQVRQRDPATGKLKVANPQSSRLVWETYLNEFKCLGKVAVRLIFLHATSCGFKHNPSLLRRACCNSRLAAGVDRMHKLIFVAANAKLERRDFSSEEEKDSALFINGEDEEEEEEDDNDNDLNESTFAEASTVSVTFSMESKNSNGEALVKELSVNLPLIVHVYDKQNKAQ comes from the exons ATGGCGACGGCGAACGCGTTGGTGACGAATCAGGCAGAGGCGGAGGAatcggcggaggaggaggtggcgtcgAAGGCGGCGCATAAGCGGTTCGAGTCGCTGACGATGGTGAGGAACAAGGCGATCAAGGGGAAGGGAGCGTGGTATTGGGCGCACCTGGAGCCGGTGTTGGTGCCGGGATCCGAGGCAGCGATCCCTAAGGCCGTGAAGCTCCGGTGCTCCCTGTGCGACACCGTCTTCTCGGCCTCCAACCCCTCCCGCACCGCCTCCGAGCACCTCAAGCGCGGAACCTGCCCTAATTTCGCCTCCCCCTCCTCCTCCGCCGCTTTGCCGCTCGCTTCCCCACCTCCTCCGCCGCCACCCCCCAAGCCCATCTCCGCCATTGCCCCCTGCGATTCCTCCTCGACGGCCGGTCCCAACTGCCGTAAGCGCTCCTCCCCCTCCGGCGCCGCCAGCCATTCGCCTGCCCACTTACATCTACCTCGCTTCGCTGCTGTCGATCCCGCCCGGTTCTCCTTGTCGCCTGCCACCCCCGCCGCGGGTAGCAGCGGCGAAGTCTTGTTCTCCACGCCGCCGCCTCTCCCGCTCCTCCTGCCGCCTCCTCTGCCTGTATTCTCCAGCGGGAAGGAGGACCTCGGCTCGCTGGGGATGCTCGAGGGCAGCGTCAAGAGGCTGAAGAGCCCCAAGTCCTTCTCCGCTCCATCCCTCTCCAAACCTCAAATGGACTCCGCCCTCTCCCTCCTCTCCGATTGGTTCCACGAGTCCGCCGGAACCGGCGCCATCTCTCTCTCCTCCGCCGAGCATCCCAAGTTCCGCGCCTTCCTCGGCAACGTGGGTCTTCCCCTAGTTTCTCGCCGCGACCTCGTCGGCCACCGCCTAGAGGGACGCTACGAGGAGGCCCGTGCGGAGGCCGACGCGCGCATCCACGACGCTCTCTTCTTCCAGCTGTCCTCCGATGGGTGGAAGAAACCCCAGGACTCGTCCTCCTCCATCATCAACATGACGGTGAACCTCCCCAACGGGACCATCGTCTTCCACCGGTCCCTGGTCACGCACGGCCGAGCTGCGTCCAAGTCGGCAGAGGAGGTGCTGCTAGACACCATAACGGACATCGCCGGCGAGGGCAACACTCAGAGGTGCGCCGGGATCATCGCGGACAAGTTCAAGTCCAAGGCGCTTCTGGAATTGGAGAACCAGTATCCATGGATGGTGAACCTCTCGTGCCAGCTACAGGGCCTCCGCGGTCTCATCAAGGACATCGCCCGTGAGCTTCCACTCGTCCACACCGTGGCAGCCAAATGCTACAAGCTCGCGAGCTTCTTCAACAAGCACCCGCAAGTGAGGAGCATCTTCCACAAGTACCAGCTCCAGGAGCTGGACAACGTGTGCCTCCTCCGTGTGCCGCCGTCCTACGACGCAGCGGAAGGTGTCGCACCGGCGCTGTCAGTCTTCCCCATGATCGAGGACATCTTGTCCTCTGCTCGCGCCGTGCAATCCGTTGTACTCCATGAATCCTACAAGTCAATCTGCCGCGACGATCCCACCGCGCGGGACATGGCGGACATGGTCCTGGAAATGAGCTTCTGGAACCAACTTGAGTCGGTGCACGCGCTGGTCCGGCTGCTGGAGGACATGGTCCTGGAAACAGAGGCAGAGCGACCGCTGGTGGGGCAATCCCTGCCGCTGTGGGAGGAGCTGCGGTCCAAGGTCAGTGACTGGTCCTCCAAGTACAACATCAAGCTCGCTCCTTTGGAGAAGGTGATCGACAAGAGGTTCAAGAAGCACTACCACCCGGCTTGGCCGGCTGCGTTCGTGCTGGATCCACTGTACTTGGTGAAGGACGTCAGTGGCAAATACCTTCCGCCATTCAAGTCTCTGAGCTCTCACCAAGAGAAGGACGTGGACAAGCTGATCACCAGACTGGTCTCGCGCGACGAAGCCCACATTGCTCTCATGGAGCTGATGAAGTGGAGAACAGAAGGATTGGATCCGCTGTACGCACAGGCGGTGCAGGTGAGGCAGCGAGACCCCGCGACCGGGAAGCTGAAGGTGGCCAACCCACAGAGCAGCAGGCTGGTATGGGAGACCTACCTTAACGAGTTCAAATGCCTCGGCAAGGTTGCCGTGAGGCTCATCTTCCTCCACGCCACCTCCTGTGGCTTCAAGCACAACCCTTCCCTGCTGCGTCGGGCCTGCTGCAACTCCCGGTTGGCCGCCGGCGTCGACCGAATGCACAAGTTGATCTTTGTCGCGGCCAATGCAAAACTGGAAAGGAGAGACTTTTCGAGCGAGGAAGAGAAGGACTCGGCGCTGTTCATCAACGGGGAAgacgaggaagaggaggaggaggacgacaATGATAATGATCTCAACGAATCAACATTTGCAGAGGCCTCCACAGT ATCAGTCACCTTTTCGATGGAATCTAAGAACTCAAATGGTGAAGCATTGGTGAAAGAGCTTAGTGTCAATCTTCCTTTGATTGTTCATGTATATGACAAACAGAACAAGGCTCAATAA